Below is a genomic region from Geoglobus acetivorans.
AGAGTTTCAATGGCCTCTTTTATCTCCTTCTCGACCACAATGCCTGCTCCAACGTCCACAAGCATCTTTCTGCTGTTTTTGACATCAACGTAAGCAAACACTCCGCCACCAAGGTTCAGCAGAGCTTCCACATCGCCCTCAGCTTTTTCAAAGAATTCGAGACTTTCAAGTGTTCTCTTCAGTTCCTCCTTCATCAGCTGAATCTCAACTATCCTCGCCTGTATCCCTTCCGCCTCCCGTCTCAACTCTTCAAGAAATATCAGCCTTTCCTGAATAGCATTCTCTGCCGTCATTCACTCCTCCTTACATTCTCGATTTTAATAAGATTTCTCTTCACCTTGTGGTTGCTGCCAATGAGCGAGTACACCTTCTCAACCGCAAACCTCTCATTATGTGCCTCAACAACCTTTTTGAAAGGCATCCAGACCATACCGTTCCTGAACTTCCCGCTAACCTCAAACCTCATTACCACCACCTCACAAAAATCCGAGAGCTTCCTCAATCACACCCAGCTCAAATCCGGTTGTGTCCCTCCCGGCAATATATCCCCTCGAGTTTGCAACAACCCCTGTCCCGACCATCTCGCTTCCGAAGTTTACAGTTCCCTTCACCGGTTCCACGCCAAGCACATCCTCCACTTTCTTGAGCTCCCATTCGCTTGTGTTTGGATTTACCAGAGCGCCTTTATTCGTAACCACTGCAGACATGCCAACCGTTTTTATCCCGCCTATTGTGGCGCGATGGACATCAATGTCAAAAAATTCCGAAATCTTCGATATAACCTCATCTCCAAGATCCGGATGGACCAGGGCACCACGATCGTTGATTGCAATGACATTGCCCATGCAGGTGATCTCGGTCTCAAGAACCAGAACCTCAAACGACCTCTCAAGCATCTCGAGTTCCTTTTTCATCACATGTCCGCAGACCACGATGCCTTCAGAGTTTAAAGCGACCATCGCTCCTGCAAGCTCTGAACCGCACACTGTTGTCCTCACAATGTCCACATCGAGTTCCTCTCTGATCAGAGACTCAAATTTCCCATCCCTGACGCCAACTACTGCAAAATCATCAGAGACTCTCGCATACAGGCCTATCAGCGGATTCCCGTGTACTGCTGTAAGCTCGGCCATATTATTCTACCAGCTCGGCCTCGACGATGCCATCGTCAAACTTTACTGCTCTTACCCGGATTCTGGCTGGGACTTTCTTACCGCCTCTTTCCCAGATTTTTTCGTTTATGCTTGAATCTATCCTGATGTTCTCCAGCTCAGCCTTCATGTGCCTGCTGAGAAAGTTTCTGACGTATTTAACCGCCTTTTTTGCCCTGAGCCATCTCGGATACTTCTTCATCTTCTGCCTTAAACCAATCGTATAGACTCTCTCAAGCTCGACCTTTGCCATAAGACCACCTCACACCTTAAGCTTCCTTGACCTCCAGTGCCTCCTCTTCGGGCTGTACACAACCTCTCTCTTTGTCTTAATCGTGACCCAGATTGGAGCCCTTCTGTTCTGCTTCAAAAATTTTCCGAGCCTCCTCTTAACACCAACCGTCTTCTTCCCCATTCAAATCACCTACTTCCTAATGATCCTGGTTTCCCTCTTTTTCGGCATGGCCCTTCTCAAAATTTCCTTCAACATTTCATCAGTTATTTTACTTCTCAACCTGCCGGACTGTGCAAGAGCGATGAGCTGGGCCTCTACGGCCTCAGCAATATCGGGATGCGCAAGTTTCAATCTTGTAAGCCTTTCTCTCGCCTCAGGTTCAAGGACAGCCTTAAGTATTGCCTTTTTCTGCTCTTCAATCCTCCTTGCCATCTCCTGCTGCTGTGCAAGCTCCTCAAGCTCCTTCTGTCTCTGAGCCTGAAGTTCCATCAGCTTCCTTCTCCTTATCTCCTCTAAGTCGTCCATGGTACCTCACCGGATATCAATTCTGATCAGAGATGTAAAAAAGTTTTTCAGTATTTCGCAAGAGCCGGAATTTCCTTCTCAAGTTCTTTTTTGATCTCTGCTGCGATTCTGTCGAGGAACGACCTTCCCTGCGGGGTGACCACTCTACCCCCATCAGTCTTGCCCACAAAACCAGCAGTTTCGAGCTGCTGAAGGGCCTTCCTGATTATTGAACCGCTACCCTTCCTGAATCTCTCCGGCCTAACTCCCCTGTTCTTTCTGCCACCGTAAGCCGTCCTGAGTCTCTCGATTCCGACAGGTCCATCAACGTAAACCTTCCTGAAGATGGCTGCAACCCTGTAATACCACCAGTCGCCCTGTTCGGGACTTCTTTCCTTGTGAACCCCGGTTTTGACGTAACCAGCCCACTCCGGGGGTCTGAATTCGTCCATCTCCTTCAGCTTTCCGGCAACCCTTTCAATCAGAATATCTGCAGGAACATCATACACTGTCGCCATATTCAACACCTCTTGAACATCATAACAAACCCTCTAACATCAACAAGCTCACCATCAATCATGCCCGCTATTTCCCTCGCAAGGGCTTTTCTATCCACACCGCCCATGGTCATATTTCTGAAATTCCGGAGCATTTTGACCTTAACTACTCCTCTCTTCTTAAGAATCATGTTGATTTCATTTACCAGATTATCGTTAATCCCCTTTTTGCCTATATTGACTGTTACAATCTTATCAGTCATGCTTCCCTTACTCATCACGTGGTTTTAAAAATTTTGTGCAGCATTTTCGGGAAAGCACCAGATTTCCAGACTTGCACGAAAGAGATATATTCCAGTTCTGCTTAATTAAAAACATGCTGGGCTACCTGTATCCTCTGAGAACTTATCTTGTTGTGGCCGGAACGGTGGAGAAACCGAACCCGATGACAGCAGACTGGGTTGTACCCCTCAGCTTCAATCCCCCTCTTCTCGGAGTGGCAATAGGAAAAACCAGACACACGAGAAAGCTGATTGAGGAGCAGAAAGATTTCGTTATAGCAGTTCCAACAGTGGAGCTCCTCAGGGACGTGTGGGTGGCTGGAACGGTAAGCGGTGCGAAGGAAAACAAAGCTGAAAAGATGAGTGCAACCTTTATCCCATCTGAAAAGGTAAGCGCCCCCTCCATAAAGGAGTGTCAGGCAAATCTTGAATGCAGGGTCGTCAGGGAAGTTGAGGTGGGGGACCACATATTCTTTGTGGGGGAGATCGTGAATGTGAGCCACGGGGATGCGTTTGAAAACGGAAAACCAAACACGAAAGACTACAAATTCCTGATGCATGCCTTCACGGGGGCAAACTTCACCTGCCAGAGCGATGAAGTTTTTAAGCCCTGACACCATTTATTTTCCCATGAATCCTGTCAAGGTCTTTTCCGGTATCACCCTCATATCCCTCGGACTTACACTCTACCTGATTTCAAAGGCAGAGTCTGTGAGCTTTGGAGGAGTCGTGCTTATCGGTCCCATACCGGTTGTTTTCGGAAATTCCCCGGACATCATGGCTCTCGCAGTGATTGCCATCGCAGCAATAATTGCAATCTCGGCCATGAGGTGGTGATATGCTCGAGTATGTTGCAATTGCAATAATGGCTCTCGGACTGTTTCTTCTCATCAGGGGAATCACCGAGACTGTGGAAGTCCCCCAAACCCCGGACGTGCATCCACGCCCTGCAGATTTCGACCCCGCTGAGGAGACAGGCGGTTTCGAATTTGAAAAAGAGGGGGAAGTTAAAGCCGGAGGTGTTGTGCTCATAGGCCCCATTCCAATCGTATTTGGGGACTCAAAATATGCAACCTATGCACTTATCCTGACCCTCGTCGTCATGCTTATATCCATAATCCTGTGGGTGAACGCAGTATGATGGTTGAAAAAATACATTATTTCGAAAAACCCGGTAAGGACAACACGGACGAGACCGTAAAACTCGCAATAGAGAGAGCTATGGCAAGAGGAATAAAACACGTGGTCTTTGCATCATCAACAGGCTATACCGCAAGGAAAATTCTGGAGTATTCCCGGGGGAAAGACCTGAATCTCGTGTGCGTAACATACCACACGGGCTTTTACGAAGAGGGAAAGAACAGCATGGATCCCGAGACAG
It encodes:
- a CDS encoding translation initiation factor IF-6; translation: MAELTAVHGNPLIGLYARVSDDFAVVGVRDGKFESLIREELDVDIVRTTVCGSELAGAMVALNSEGIVVCGHVMKKELEMLERSFEVLVLETEITCMGNVIAINDRGALVHPDLGDEVISKISEFFDIDVHRATIGGIKTVGMSAVVTNKGALVNPNTSEWELKKVEDVLGVEPVKGTVNFGSEMVGTGVVANSRGYIAGRDTTGFELGVIEEALGFL
- a CDS encoding TIGR00304 family membrane protein; this encodes MNPVKVFSGITLISLGLTLYLISKAESVSFGGVVLIGPIPVVFGNSPDIMALAVIAIAAIIAISAMRW
- the pfdA gene encoding prefoldin subunit alpha, with protein sequence MTAENAIQERLIFLEELRREAEGIQARIVEIQLMKEELKRTLESLEFFEKAEGDVEALLNLGGGVFAYVDVKNSRKMLVDVGAGIVVEKEIKEAIETLNRKKESVEETEKRLKELLEQIAKQMEKIQKEIAEIARTEKQE
- a CDS encoding DNA-binding protein; its protein translation is MDDLEEIRRRKLMELQAQRQKELEELAQQQEMARRIEEQKKAILKAVLEPEARERLTRLKLAHPDIAEAVEAQLIALAQSGRLRSKITDEMLKEILRRAMPKKRETRIIRK
- a CDS encoding TIGR00304 family membrane protein, yielding MLEYVAIAIMALGLFLLIRGITETVEVPQTPDVHPRPADFDPAEETGGFEFEKEGEVKAGGVVLIGPIPIVFGDSKYATYALILTLVVMLISIILWVNAV
- a CDS encoding flavin reductase family protein, yielding MLGYLYPLRTYLVVAGTVEKPNPMTADWVVPLSFNPPLLGVAIGKTRHTRKLIEEQKDFVIAVPTVELLRDVWVAGTVSGAKENKAEKMSATFIPSEKVSAPSIKECQANLECRVVREVEVGDHIFFVGEIVNVSHGDAFENGKPNTKDYKFLMHAFTGANFTCQSDEVFKP
- the rpl18a gene encoding 50S ribosomal protein L18Ae; its protein translation is MRFEVSGKFRNGMVWMPFKKVVEAHNERFAVEKVYSLIGSNHKVKRNLIKIENVRRSE
- a CDS encoding 50S ribosomal protein L31e, whose amino-acid sequence is MAKVELERVYTIGLRQKMKKYPRWLRAKKAVKYVRNFLSRHMKAELENIRIDSSINEKIWERGGKKVPARIRVRAVKFDDGIVEAELVE
- a CDS encoding 30S ribosomal protein S19e, giving the protein MATVYDVPADILIERVAGKLKEMDEFRPPEWAGYVKTGVHKERSPEQGDWWYYRVAAIFRKVYVDGPVGIERLRTAYGGRKNRGVRPERFRKGSGSIIRKALQQLETAGFVGKTDGGRVVTPQGRSFLDRIAAEIKKELEKEIPALAKY
- a CDS encoding YhbY family RNA-binding protein, translated to MTDKIVTVNIGKKGINDNLVNEINMILKKRGVVKVKMLRNFRNMTMGGVDRKALAREIAGMIDGELVDVRGFVMMFKRC
- a CDS encoding 50S ribosomal protein L39e, whose translation is MGKKTVGVKRRLGKFLKQNRRAPIWVTIKTKREVVYSPKRRHWRSRKLKV